Within Tribolium castaneum strain GA2 chromosome 10, icTriCast1.1, whole genome shotgun sequence, the genomic segment TTAACAATATATTGGAGCAAAACCGAAGAGACTTCTTCAAAAGCGTCTAAATAGTCCTCGACATCTAGGGGATTCGCCGTATACAAGCTTGATATCTGGAACCACTCTTTCTGGACGATATTAACCGCGTTGTGGTTTTTGGGATTTTTCGTTTGACTTTTTTGGAGGGAGTCGTTCAGGACCTTCATCGCACCTTGCATTCCTTTGCTTGGCACCGCTCTGGAAAAATCGTTAGGACAATCAACTATCATTACttattttcttactttttcCTGTGTTGTTGAGCACTAGCAGGGTTGAATAGCGCCGTTTCGGGTAGTGGCAGTGTTGATTCTTGGATTTGCACTTTTGTGGGGGCGGCAACGCCATTTTGAGCATGAGATTTTTCCCCTAATTTGAAATTGTGGGTGAGTTTATCAATGGGATTTGAGAGTTCGTTCGATGGGGATTTTCCGGACAAGTCGAGTCCTGATAATCTGCAAGGGGAAATGACAGCTCCGTTACGTAATAGTCGAATTTACCTCGTCAAAAGGATATGTTGATGCATGTAAGAGCAGTGAGCATTTTGTGAGCACTCTTTCGGGCTTAACATTCGGGTTCAAAACATAGCTTTATGGCGAAAAATTACGATAAAACTACGATAAGGGATGATTTTGTTTTGGTTCATCAATAGCTTTCAGACCTGGCGCAAGCGCAATGTGCGACGATTGGGGATGGTGGCGAACATCcctttttgataaaaaatttaaagtttgtcttttaaaatttaaatttggaatCTAATGATCTGATGATAATTATTTAGGTCTGAATTAATGAATTATGAGTTTTTTATAGTAAGCATGGCCATATAccttatatataatatataatgaAAACCAATTACCCCTTACAAAATAAGGTAAGAATAGTAAGAATTAATTATAGTGGTCTGCAAAAATAGCTTTTTCCGTTCTTATTATTATCTATGCgtgattattataaaaatgcaTGTGAatcaaaatataaacaaaaattattaccatacataaacttttttgtaatagatattttaaataaattgttgattttgcTTAAAACTACATATAACTGTAGATTTAATTATTGGGACAATAATTATGACAAATGTTATGATTCCTTccaaaactctaaaaaatattaaaaatgtaactatacagagtgtttcgcGAGGTAGTGCACATATTTTAATCATAGATTAAAGCATTACAAGTAAACTGACCCATAttttaaacgttttatttggGAATTATTGGCCTACAAaaggtgattcttttagggcctgcattagaaactttttaacttctaaaaaaactagagctttaaaattttgtatacgatccaaatcgGCCATTccgagttcaactaaattatttacaaaatggctgagcttccCGAACTACGACAAATGtgcgccaactttgaaattttaaatagtaaccaaacatttttattgcatttttgaattgacCTTCTCAAACTatgtaaaatttacccaagttgttggtacttatatATCATATTATTTGACatatgacaatttttttgttaaaatttgcatttgcaagggtttatttaaaatatcacagcccttgaaccGTTTGcgataagtaaatatttttccttgcattcgataaccgacTTTTCGAAGAAccttctagaattttcaaaattgtcaactgccaaaattcaaggctagtgcgattttttcaaaatggttatcaaaaatcggctataactcagttttttttattggatcgaccctatttttttaatggtaaggaaaagaacaataatatttatggtgatttttatctcttacagtttttgaaaaaaattacaaaaaacggatttcgtaatttttatagttaatcaagtagaccttgaaAATAGTCAACAATTTTCAAGgcaataagaaattttttgacagaaaaatgtctattttttcatcaagatgcgtttagataaaattatttttaattaaatcttacttttaataaaattttaacaaattaagtAAGAGCACTGACATTTTAGAAATGTACATAATTGGAGCTGCTCTTTATGAAACTGGTAATTATTGTTTCGTGGACCCCTGAGGAAGcccccaaaaaattttaactaaaaaaattaaatcagaaGCTTGGATGAATTCagatttttgtgaaaacttttttgaaaatgtattgttttgtcgatttttcaaatttttccaatttggATGAAAATTGCTGGAAAGGTCATAATTGACGTCCTTCATATTTTCGGTAAAGGAATCTGAGTGagagtcaaaaaaataaatttttaaaaggacATGTCACATACAATCGGACCAACTCTCCTATGGTGACATTCAGTAAAGCTTAAAAATAgtcatatttttttcgaagtattttggttttaaatttttaatatttatttttctattttttccttagcaatcgttttaattgttttcaatgatgtcaagtttaatttattgtttaatttgcaACACAATAAGATGCTTACTGATATTTTTGTAACAGATATCTGTTTAGTGTAATTAGATTTGTCGCTTCCGCTAAAAAAagctcaaaatttttttctaaagtgCCAAAAACTCAAAGAAATCTAACTTTGAAGAGCCTTATCTCGTgaataaaagttcaaacaatttttgccaTTGGAGTTTTTAACTTAGTTTGATGTCCGTTATCCGAGACTTTTGAATCACCGTCTATATTTACGAcctttataagaaaaaaaatctcaaatgaTTTCCTGGAGGTTCTTAACTTCTTTATCTTACCATCAAGAAGAGtctgtatacagggtgctcaaaaactggcgcaccaactcagtggtacgttgttgagaagcatgtgtagatcacgggaaaaatcttgaaaaaaattcctaaagtcatattttaaaaaatctggagctacaaacttattttgttaacttcttcagttttcattatttttttaagtttttatgtttcacactaggtaatcgttccctaacacaacgatgaataactatttttaaatttcccatcaaactttagcagtttttttaatttaaaaaaattaaaatttatcaaaaaaatcacattttgtAGATACGCCAACGCTGGGAATTATTtgctaggaaaccgtttcaaaaataatttatttttattgttgatcaaattctattacgatcgcgactgttagacaacgttgccacatatcatttatttaaaattcgttatttatcaataactttaatacaaagatttttttactatttttacctttatatgtaagcaattctttaCCACACTCCATTAAGTTGGTGcaccggtttttgagcacccggtatgtGCCTACAGATACGATTTAAATAGattaaatgtaataataataacaaaacacaaaaagaaaattaattaattttaaattaaattaaaaataaatcattaaaagAATCTATACGTGATGAAAGCAGACATCTTCATATTCatactaatttaaaatatttccttGCGGACcagtgttatttattattattttattcaatttcatttattttttatatttaccagaaagataaaCAAATGTGTTATAAAAAAGTCATTTGCAATTAGCAATTAAAATTACGTAAACAATTTAacgatatttaaaatatttcgtaCACCTACTTAACAGCGATTTTCCTTACGGTTCCGCGTTTGAAATAATTGCGCTTAAGTGTTTTTCCTAACACAGACAAATCGTTAGGCTATTGTCCTGTAATGTTTTTGATGGTCAACGACCTCCAATCccacgtaataaaataatataacatTGAATCAATAATAAGGTCATGCAAGCGATGAAATAAAAACCCACCCTTGAGTCGGTGACCCTGGCGATGAATAAATCTTCGTGTAAGTGTCCTGTCTTCTAAACTTCCTATTTTCCACCGGAGTGGTCGGTATCTGGGGCCTTGGAATTTTCGACATAAAACTCGTATCCTTCTTACCGACTTCGTCCTTCTCCCTATTTGTACACTTCGCACATACTGTTTTATCATCGCAAGTGTTGGACCCTTTGTCGGCCAATTTCTTGCGTTCTTTGGCTTCGCAAGCAGCGATCAGATCTTTGGTATCGGTGTCTTTCGAGACGGAATTGCTTTCATACTGCGTGTTCTTGTGGAGTTGTTTGGCTTCGTGTTGGCACGCTTTTGAGTGCGTTTTCACTTCGCACTGGCAGGCCTTCCCAACCCCCGTAGCTTCGTACTGTGAGGCTTTAGAGACCCCGAAGCTTTCGTACTGGCACGCCACTGTCCGATTCCTCGAGCTGAAATTCAGCGGGGCTTCGCCCAAATTGAACGACTTGCTCCTGGGCCCCATTAGGGACGCCAGCGAGACGGGGCTCGTGTGCTTGTCTTCGCTGCTGTCCGGCCCCACCCCCACACTGCATTTACAAACGCTGCATTTTTCGCAAATTATATCACTGATCGTGTCGTCAGACGTCCCGATGTTGTAAACTTCCACGGTTTTTTGCACGCTAAAATCGCGATTTTTCGGGACTGCCGACACGCTAGCGTGCGAGTAATACTTCTTGGTTTCGGGGGTTTGTGTGTGTGTCTCGATGGTTGGTTTTTCGGTTGTTTGACTAGCGACACCTCGGATTTCTTTGAGAAGAGTTTGGGACGATCGCGAGatgtttttggataaattttgacTGTTCATGAATTTGATTTTCTCGTTGAACCATTTATCCACTGTGAGGTCGTCCAGAGTTGCCGTCGAGACGTTTTTAGTGTTGGGGTTTTGGTGGCCGACGCCGATATTTCGGGTCAGGACGCCACAATTCACCCCGAAGTCTTTTCGGGGCGGGGGTGGAGGCGCCTCCTTTGAGTCGAGGGTGTCAATGTTGGTAAACGATTGCGATTTCAATCGATTGTTCTGGGGGGATTGCCGGAGATAATTTGCGTTtattgtgttgtatttttgcGTTTCATCGGATTTTAGTTGGAGGTGCAGACGGCGGTTTTCCTCCCTTAACGAGGATAATTGCTCCTGCGAAAGCAGAATTAATAAGACAATTACAAGCTTCCATCGCGACGCAGTTAATGGATTTCACCACCGAATGGCCGCTTTTAAGGCTTCTTCAATTGATGATCGTTTtaagattaatttaattaatgcttGTGGGAAtttatttcattcaaaatgtttattgatTGTTGGGTACAAAGTTTAAGTCTGTTCTGAATTGTTATTGAAAAAAGGTTTTTCAATCTTGATTTGCAACTATCCGTCTTCAGGTTCAAGCTAATAAACTCTGATTTTTATACATATACAGTGAAATCTCCAATGAGCGGACATCGATACATTTTTTGTCCGGTTAATGGAGACACagactaaattaatttattaaagagtTAGTAGCATGATACTATTTGGCACAATAACAACAGTTATCATGTATTTCttgataattataaattatataatttaaactTTCCTAGCTacccttaaaaaatatttttttaaagtctcCTTTACTtgctcattttttttgcaaatttcctgcaTCTGGTTTGTTTTGCCCcagaaaatatatttttttcttacaacaaacgcttttttatgtgtttttatttatttttatgtatttaccATGATAACGCTGCATGAAGAATGCAATCATGTACTAACGAATGCATATAGACACCCTAAGACCTAGTGCAAATAGGAACTAGTGCaatatttcattcaaaatgtttattgatTGTTGGGTACAAAGTTTAAGTCTGTTCTGAACTGTTATTGAAAAAAGGTTTTTCAATCTTGATTTGCAACTATCCGTCTTCAGGTTCAAGCTAATAAACTCTGATTTTTATACATATACAGTGAAATCTCCAATGAGCGGACATCGATACATTTTTTGTCCGGTTAATGGAGACACagactaaattaatttattaaagagtTAGTAGCATGATACTATTTGGCACAATAACAATAGTTATCATGTATTTCttgataattattaataatataatttaatttaacttaatataatttaaattttcctaGCTacccttaaaaaatatttttttaaagtctcCTTTACTtgctcatttttttgtaaatttcctAGACCTGGTTTGTTTTGCcccagaaaatatttttttttcttacaacaaacgcttttttatgtgtttttatttatttttatgtatttaccATGATAACGCTGCATGAAGAATGCAATCATGTACTAACGAATGCATATAGACACCCTAAGACCTAGTGCAAATAGGAACTAGTGCAATAATAACATATATAAGTTTAACCTCTTCTGAGGTTATTGATTGAATCCGAATCAATTTAACATCGAAACAAAATATGTACCCCCTTATATGATTCCCTGAATTTTCCGATTTGTCGTAATAATAACACACGCGCGCCTGACGGAATGTCCGCTTGAAGGAGAGATTTTGGTTTCAACGAATTGCACTGTCCGCGTCCTGTTATTGGAAAGTCCGTTTAAAATAGAATctattccatttaaaatacagGGCTAACAAAAATGTCCATTTGTCAGAGGGGTCCTCTTAGGAGGTGTCCGTTAAAAGAGATTTcactgtttataaaaaatttttttcttaacttaGACCTATACTTactaattgaattaaaataactttattgatcataaaacttttaattttgtaagtgTTCTGAACACTCCGCTGCAGTGATGTCCGGTggaattttgtctttttattattattttgtcaattatTGTATACTACAAACAAGGTgttcaaaaaccggcgcactaactcagtggtacgttgttgagaagcatgtatAGATACGGAAGAAATTcctagtcatattttaaaaaatctgaagttaaaactttttttgttaaattcttcaattttcattatttttaatgtttctatGTTTCACACAAAGTAATCATTTCCTAACACAattatgaataattatttttaaatttactattagagtttagcagtttttttaattaaaaaaaaacactaaatttatcaaaaaatgacaatttatAGACGTGCCGtgtcaacactgggaattattttcaGGGAAATCgtttcaaaaacaatttatttttattgttgaaaattgatcaaatcgttagacaacgttgccacataatttatttaaaattcgttatttatcaataacaataatacaaaagatttttttactatttttacctttatgtgTAAGCATTACTCTACCAcataccattgagttggtgaccaggtttttgagcacccggtacatacagagtgtttccaaaattagctacaatacacacttatgttttttttaatagaatagCCTATATTTGTTGCTTTTTGGATGTAGCTTATAACACTGATGTTTCTaatctaaattattattggtcgattttgcttagtttttgaaacaaaaattacagtggaactcggttataacgaacacGCTCCAGGGACTTGAGAAAATGTTCGTTGTAACCGAACGTCGACCTTATGGTGTAattttcaacttaaataaattctaaAGCTTGGAATAGATAcacgaaataaaatattaatctaattaattaagaaaaatacatttatgtttgataatttgccaacaattcaataaataaatttttaattttatggctaaatttaaaaatttctgattACTTTGTGTTCATGTGCTCCTAGGAATCTTGCTATATgatggaaaatatttattgtttcctAGAACGTAACAAActgaaataactaaaattttaatatttatggcgattttttaaatccccGTATAAACAACAAATGATTCGTTATGGAGTTTCTATGGTTATGGTATGGTTTACTATAGTAACGACTCATTTGGAATCTTTGAGATCttttgagaagcaaaaacaaaaaatagggtgaccatttaactttttcaagttattcaacttttaataaacttcttattttttttcgttccTAATCGCATGCGCAGAACAATTGATaaagatttaagtttgaacttttccctttaaagtggtgaaagtcctacttttctagaattttcagtTCTTGAGTGTAAAGCgtgtttttgtgaaaaaattaaattatttaaaaaactatgcaAAATCAACTAATACATATTCAGATCAAAATCAGCATTAAAAGTtcgtccaaaaatgcaataaaatttcgggtgttcaattaaaaaacataaatttgtattgCAGATGATCtctgaaacaccctgtaatcctgtatatttgaaaattatttaggaGATTAGTATCTACGGTTTTTGTAGATAGACAGACTTTTTCAACTCGCTGAGAACCCCTGTATGTAAAATCATCCGGAATCAAGAAAACCGCAatattccgaatagttttttaaatttttttatttgttggcaattttctcaaaaattattagtcgcaggacaaaaaagataataattaaataattaatccgTTGACGTTTTCTTGCGCTTTTACGGACTTTAGAGAGTTGGAAAAGTGCATAAAACGTTCTTGAAACgaagtggaaaaaattggtACTAGTAAATTTTCGATTATATTTCCAAAATTAGCTACAATACAcactaatgttttttttaatagaatagCCTATATTTGTTGCTTTTTGGATGTAGCTTATAACACTGATGTTTCTaatctaaattattattggtcgattttgcttagtttttgaaacaaaaattacagtggaactcggttataacgaacacGCTCAAGGGACTTGAGAAACTGTTCGTTGTAACCGAACGTCGTCCTTATGGTGTAATTTTCCCGTTAAATAAATTCTAAAGCTTGGAATAGATAcacgaaataaaatattaatctaatttcttaagaaaaatacatttatgTTTGATAATTAGCCGacaatacaataaataaatttttaattttatggctgaatttaaaaatttgattacttTGTGTTCATGTGCTCCTAGAAATCTTTCTATATGATgggaaatatttattgttttctagaacgtaacaaactgaaataaataaattttaatattcatggcgaatttttaaatcccCGTATAAACAACAAATGATTCGTTATGGAGTTTCAATGGTTATGGTATGGTATGGTATGGTAACGACTTATTTGgaatctttgagaagcaaaaacaaaaaatagggtgaccatttaactttttcaagttattcaacttttaataaacttcttaatttttttcgttgataaagatttaagtttaaacttttccctttaaagtggtgaaagtcctacttttctagaatttttagtTCTTGAGTGTAAAGcgtgtgaaacaccctgtaatcctgtaaatttgaaaattatttaggaGATTAGTATCTAAGGTTTTTGAAGATAGACAAACTTTTTCAACTCGCTGAGACCCCCTGTATGTAAAA encodes:
- the LOC661190 gene encoding KN motif and ankyrin repeat domain-containing protein 2 — encoded protein: MSSYSQSYRTANDNGYIWDGSMCNCCPYGYHIDLDFVRYCETISQEADRTGSIKRRKDRRRQRQSMEVLLGITPPVLAALEQSYKTIQEQETPKISQTSSQIPVSQDAFDDAISDFERTLQRSKNKLYNNLPDVTAVSETIKRVPSNSSMSSVSGSSMTVLPETTNRDFDTVSIESCGLSPLALQSIREQMAISLERTKQLEDQVKLIPQLKEQLSSLREENRRLHLQLKSDETQKYNTINANYLRQSPQNNRLKSQSFTNIDTLDSKEAPPPPPRKDFGVNCGVLTRNIGVGHQNPNTKNVSTATLDDLTVDKWFNEKIKFMNSQNLSKNISRSSQTLLKEIRGVASQTTEKPTIETHTQTPETKKYYSHASVSAVPKNRDFSVQKTVEVYNIGTSDDTISDIICEKCSVCKCSVGVGPDSSEDKHTSPVSLASLMGPRSKSFNLGEAPLNFSSRNRTVACQYESFGVSKASQYEATGVGKACQCEVKTHSKACQHEAKQLHKNTQYESNSVSKDTDTKDLIAACEAKERKKLADKGSNTCDDKTVCAKCTNREKDEVGKKDTSFMSKIPRPQIPTTPVENRKFRRQDTYTKIYSSPGSPTQGLSGLDLSGKSPSNELSNPIDKLTHNFKLGEKSHAQNGVAAPTKVQIQESTLPLPETALFNPASAQQHRKKAVPSKGMQGAMKVLNDSLQKSQTKNPKNHNAVNIVQKEWFQISSLYTANPLDVEDYLDAFEEVSSVLLQYIVNMTDESGNTAMHYAVSHGNFDVVSILLDSKVCDINKPNKAGYTSVMLVSLAEVRSQTHANVVRRLFQLADVNIRAKQHGQTALMLAVSHGRLDMVKMLLEAGADINIQDEDGSTALMCAAEHGHVEIVKHFLNQSDCDSSITDIDGSTALKIAMEAGHRHIGVLLYAHQRNLQMIHGKKKSKPASPKTPSSPLPIRSSHRALTDTKTTK